The genomic DNA AAGCCTGCCCGATGTGGGTTCCGCTGGTTGAGAATAATGAGTTCGATTCACCGGGAGCGGATTATTTCGTGCGGAAGCATTTGGAACATATTTTGGCTGCCGATCCGGAGATCGATACGCTCGTCTTGGGCTGCACGCATTATCCGTTGCTGATCGAAAAGATCAAGGCATTCCTGCCTGAGGGAATTACTTTATTCTCGCAGGGAGAATACGTAGCCGCGAGCCTGACCGACTATCTACGCCGTCATCCCGAAATGGATATCCGTTTGACAAAGCAGGGAAACTGTCGTTTCCTGACCACCGAGTCCGCTGCCAAATTCTCCGATGCCGCCTCTGTTTTCTTGAATCATCCGGTAGAGGTGGAACAGATTCGATTGGTTGAATGAATAATCTGCCAATCGATGCTTGCACTTGTGTGTGGAAGCACGACTGGACTATCTGGTGATAGACTGTCCTTTTCTCTTAAACGATATTTTTTCCGAACGGCGAAAGAGCCAGTGCGGCCATCTTGAAATGCTGTCTGCCGAAAGGAATGCCGATAATCGTGATGCACAGCAGTAACCCGAAAAACAGGTGTGTCAGGCAGATCCAGAAGCCACCGATGAAGATCCAGATCACGTTCATGACCAGGCACAGGCAACCACCT from Parabacteroides merdae ATCC 43184 includes the following:
- a CDS encoding YccF domain-containing protein, with the translated sequence MKFLGNIIWLICGGLLTAVEYLISSLLLMITIIGIPFGLQTLKLGMLALWPFGSRVTDNGNSGGCLCLVMNVIWIFIGGFWICLTHLFFGLLLCITIIGIPFGRQHFKMAALALSPFGKNIV